In the genome of Pusillimonas sp. T7-7, the window AGAACTTAAGGGTCTATGTCTGCAGGCATTGTATTTCACTTGCTGGCTGCGCTGGCGTATGCGGTCTTGGCCGTAACGCTATGGCAGCCTTTACACAAAGAAAGCGACGTAATCGGCAGCGTCAGCACCGGCCATGTCCGGAAAGTTTGCCTGGCCGGCGCCATTGCCCTGCATGGCATAGGGCTTATAGAAGCCATTGTGCCCGAACATAACCTGCGCCTGGGCTGGGCGCTGGCACTGTCTGCAGCCATATGCCTGGGCATGATTGTATTCTGGCTTGAAAGCCTGGTCATGCGCATTGACGGCCTATTGCTTATTTTACTGCCTGCTTCAGCACTTGCAGCCCTGCTGGCGGCGCTATTCCCCAGCACCCATCTGGTCGACCATGCCGGCAACGAATGGCTGCGCGTACACCTGCTGATCGCCCTGATCGCCTACGGACTGATTACAGTAGCGGCCCTGCAGGCCATGCTCATGACGGCCCTTGACCGCCAACTGCATCGGCCCGTTCAGGCCGAAGTCAATCGCAGCATGCTGGACCGCGCCCTGCACTCCATGCCGCCGCTATTAATAC includes:
- a CDS encoding inner membrane protein YpjD; this encodes MSAGIVFHLLAALAYAVLAVTLWQPLHKESDVIGSVSTGHVRKVCLAGAIALHGIGLIEAIVPEHNLRLGWALALSAAICLGMIVFWLESLVMRIDGLLLILLPASALAALLAALFPSTHLVDHAGNEWLRVHLLIALIAYGLITVAALQAMLMTALDRQLHRPVQAEVNRSMLDRALHSMPPLLIQEVLLFRLIWIGFAILTLTVITGMVVSLRLTGLALPMDHKTIFTLLSWLTFGGLLLGRYTRGWRGRIALRWTLVGFAFVLLAYTGSRFVLDVILR